In a single window of the Gossypium hirsutum isolate 1008001.06 chromosome A13, Gossypium_hirsutum_v2.1, whole genome shotgun sequence genome:
- the LOC107929498 gene encoding uncharacterized protein, translating to MSSNLEPIPITSQKHDPAWKHCQMFKNGERVQLKCIYCGKIFKGGGIHRIKEHLAGHKGNAATCLRVPSDVRVLMQESLDGVVVKKRKKQKIAEEITNVNQVSTEIQAYGDQVDTNTGLLMIEKSDTLEPSSSLLVNREGTSNVAGERRKRGRGKNLPPEANALSFVPVELGARRVNNHVHMAIGRFLFDIGATMDAVNSVYFQPMVDAIVSGGSGALMPSCNDLQGWILRKSVEEVKSENDKVMGAWVRTGCSILVNQWNTQTGRILLNFLVYCPEGTVFLKSIDASSVINSSDALYELLKQVVEEVGSKHVLQVITNGEEQYIVAGRRLAETFPTLYWTPCAAHCVDLILEDFAKLEWINAIIEQARSITKFIYNHSVVLNMVRRYTFGNDIVEPAATRSATNFTTLTRMVDLKNNLQAMVTSQQWVDCPYSKKPGGLAMLDLVSNQSFWSSCILIVRLTNPLLRVLRMVGSKKRPAMGYVYAGMYRAKETIKKELVKRNEYMVYWNIIDHWWEQQWHHPLHAAGFYLNPRFFYSMEGDMPNEMLSGMLDCIEKLIPDVTVQDKISKEINSYKNSVGDFGRKMAVRARDTLLPVEWWSTYGGSCPNLARLAIRVLSQTCSTFGLKHNHIPFEKLYETRNCLEQQRLRDLIFVQCNLQLRQIGYESKQHDSMQPLSSESASIVEDWVTGIDAFLDDDTYPDWTTLETLSVNTMLLRPGDEVEELGAGFNDHEIFNRMKEGDNENAEDNVVS from the exons ATGTCATCAAATTTGGAACCAATACCAATAACATCACAAAAACATGACCCAGCATGGAAACATTGTCAAATGTTTAAGAATGGTGAAAGGGTACAATTGAAGTGTATATATTGTGGCAAAATATTTAAAGGTGGTGGGATTCATAGGATTAAGGAACATTTAGCTGGTCATAAGGGTAATGCTGCTACTTGTCTGCGTGTCCCATCCGATGTtcgtgttttgatgcaagaaagtTTAGATGGGGTTGTggtaaagaaaaggaaaaaacaaaagaTTGCGGAGGAGATAACGAATGTTAATCAGGTTTCTACCGAGATACAGGCGTATGGCGATCAGGTTGACACTAATACTGGATTGCTTATGATTGAAAAATCTGATACACTTGAGCCTAGTTCGAGTTTGTTAGTTAATCGGGAAGGAACAAGTAATGTTGCTGGGGAGAGGAGAAAGAGGGGAAGAGGTAAAAATTTGCCTCCTGAGGCTAATGCCCTTAGTTTTGTTCCGGTTGAGTTAGGTGCAAGGAGAGTAAATAATCATGTACATATGGCAATAGGGAGATTTTTGTTTGATATTGGTGCAACTATGGATGCTGTTAATTCAGTTTATTTCCAGCCAATGGTTGATGCTATTGTCTCGGGAGGATCTGGGGCTCTAATGCCTTCATGTAATGATCTTCAGGGTTGGATATTGAGGAAATCGGTGGAGGAAGTGAAGAGTGAAAACGATAAAGTAATGGGGGCATGGGTAAGGACTGGTTGTTCCATTCTGGTCAACCAATGGAACACTCAAACAGGTCGAATCTTGCTAAACTTTTTGGTGTATTGTCCTGAAGGAACAGTGTTTTTGAAATCTATAGATGCTTCTAGTGTAATCAATTCCTCGGATGCTTTGTATGAATTGCTTAAGCAAGTGGTGGAAGAAGTTGGATCTAAGCATGTCTTGCAAGTGATCACGAATGGCGAGGAACAATATATTGTTGCTGGGAGGAGGTTAGCTGAAACTTTCCCTACTCTGTATTGGACTCCTTGTGCAGCTCATTGTGTAGACTTGATACTTGAGGATTTTGCGAAGCTTGAATGGATCAATGCAATAATTGAGCAAGCTAGATCTATTACGAAATTTATCTATAATCATAGTGTGGTCTTGAATATGGTAAGACGGTATACTTTTGGCAATGATATTGTTGAACCAGCAGCCACTCGCTCAGCTACAAACTTTACAACGTTGACTCGGATGGTTGATCTTAAAAACAACTTGCAGGCCATGGTTACTTCACAGCAGTGGGTAGACTGCCCATATTCAAAGAAACCAGGGGGACTGGCGATGTTGGATTTGGTGAGTAATCAGTCATTTTGGTCCTCTTGTATTCTGATTGTTCGGTTAACCAATCCTCTTCTTCGAGTTCTGAGAATGGTTGGCAGCAAGAAGAGGCCTGCAATGGGATATGTTTATGCTGGCATGTATCGAGCAAAAGAAACAATTAAGAAAGAATTAGTCAAGAGGAATGAATATATGGTCTATTGGAATATTATAGATCACTGGTGGGAACAACAATGGCACCATCCTCTTCATGCTGCTGGTTTCTACCTTAACCCCAGGTTCTTTTATAGCATGGAAGGAGACATGCCTAATGAGATGCTGTCAGGGATGCTTGATTGTATAGAGAAATTGATTCCTGATGTAACAGTTCAAGATAAAATCTCCAAGGAGATAAACTCATACAAGAATTCCGTTGGAGATTTTGGGAGGAAGATGGCAGTTAGAGCTAGAGACACTTTACTCCCTG TTGAATGGTGGTCAACATATGGAGGAAGTTGCCCAAATTTGGCTCGTTTGGCTATCCGTGTCCTTAGTCAGACTTGCAGTACTTTTGGGCTTAAGCATAATCACATTCCTTTTGAAAAATTGTATGAAACAAGGAATTGCTTAGAGCAGCAGCGGCTCAGAGACCTCATCTTTGTTCAATGCAACTTGCAATTAAGACAAAT AGGTTATGAGAGCAAGCAACATGATTCTATGCAGCCCTTGTCATCTGAGTCTGCCTCTATTGTGGAAGACTGGGTTACAGGAATTGACGCATTTTTGGATGACGATACCTATCCGGATTGGACAACACTTGAGACACTTTCTGTAAACACAATGCTTTTAAGACCTGGTGATGAAGTGGAAGAGTTAGGTGCAG GTTTTAATGATCATGAGATTTTCAATAGAATGAAAGAGGGTGACAACGAAAATGCTGAAGATAATGTAGTAAGCTAG
- the LOC107929543 gene encoding probable transcriptional regulator RABBIT EARS has product MEQAQYLMLMKRRPFLKSHFQVSINSLSETWEEKAFAEDAAGSLEGCVWPPRSYTCSFCRREFKSAQALGGHMNVHRRDRAKLKQSLSPKNEVVSNQNQNPNPLKPSDPKSQHPAADLAHSFSSSRVSASSKNFGTCSFVQGQHQGLLSSYDDEVINCKRRKIAVSTTLPFLVPKEKCYSSLQWQVLGVKPAVAGSMEELDLELRLGVQPKVKSWNMDQRDCKRMELL; this is encoded by the coding sequence atggaacAAGCTCAGTATTTGATGTTGATGAAGAGGAGACCGTTTTTAAAATCCCATTTTCAAGTGTCAATCAACTCTTTAAGTGAGACTTGGGAAGAAAAAGCTTTTGCAGAAGATGCAGCTGGGTCTTTAGAGGGATGTGTATGGCCTCCTAGATCATATACTTGTAGTTTTTGCAGGAGAGAATTCAAGTCAGCTCAAGCTTTGGGTGGTCACATGAATGTTCATAGAAGAGATAGAGCTAAGCTCAAACAATCTCTTAGTCCCAAAAATGAAGTTGTTTCTAATCAAAATCAGAACCCCAATCCTCTAAAACCATCTGACCCTAAATCCCAACATCCAGCAGCTGATTTGGCTcattctttttcatcttctaGGGTTTCAGCTTCATCTAAAAACTTTGGTACTTGTTCCTTTGTTCAAGGACAGCATCAAGGGCTATTAAGTTCTTATGATGATGAGGTAATCAATTGCAAAAGAAGAAAGATTGCTGTTTCAACAACACTGCCATTTTTGGTTCCGAAGGAGAAGTGTTATTCTTCTCTTCAATGGCAGGTTCTTGGAGTTAAGCCAGCAGTTGCAGGGTCCATGGAGGAGTTGGATCTTGAGCTCAGGCTTGGTGTTCAACCAAAGGTGAAGTCATGGAATATGGATCAAAGGGATTGCAAGAGAATGGAGTTGCTCTGA